One window of the Acaryochloris sp. CCMEE 5410 genome contains the following:
- the ctpC gene encoding carboxyl-terminal processing protease CtpC produces MANSKDGLVLGTTALVGAGVVVIGANLWQSSWAVFKESPKEVVDEVWQVINHDYVDATFNGNDWRDIRNQYLNRNYTSRDEAYKAVREMLDKLEDPYTRFMDPEQFKSMQIDTSGELTGVGIQITQDEETKEITVISPIEGSPAADAGLLSKDVIIKVDNKSTKGMDINGVVSLIRGPVNSDVTLTVLRDKEQLSFKIKRARIEIHPVRFSNKKNSAGNVGYIRLNQFSNNASSEMREAIQELKKQKVAGFILDLRSNPGGLLYSSAEIARMWMGKGTIVSTVDRKGGEDKLTSGKNTLTDKPLVILVDGGSASASEILAGALQDNKRAVLIGTKTFGKGLVQSVHPLEDGSGLAVTVAKYFTPNGRDINKKGIEPDIEVKLTDDQREALSQDRDKIGTLADPQYAKALSVLNEKILANSNGNLQSSSSQ; encoded by the coding sequence ATGGCGAATTCAAAAGACGGATTAGTATTAGGAACAACAGCCCTTGTTGGAGCTGGCGTTGTAGTCATTGGTGCAAACCTTTGGCAGTCCAGCTGGGCAGTGTTCAAAGAAAGTCCGAAAGAAGTGGTGGACGAGGTTTGGCAAGTCATCAATCATGACTATGTTGACGCCACTTTTAATGGCAATGACTGGCGTGATATTCGCAATCAGTATTTAAACCGCAACTACACCTCTCGAGACGAAGCCTATAAAGCCGTCCGGGAAATGCTAGACAAGCTGGAAGATCCTTACACTCGCTTCATGGATCCAGAGCAATTTAAGAGTATGCAAATTGATACCTCCGGTGAGCTAACGGGGGTCGGAATTCAAATCACTCAGGACGAAGAGACCAAAGAGATCACCGTTATTTCACCCATTGAAGGGAGTCCAGCCGCTGACGCTGGACTTTTATCTAAGGATGTCATCATCAAAGTTGACAACAAAAGCACCAAAGGCATGGATATTAATGGTGTTGTCAGTTTAATTCGAGGTCCTGTCAACAGCGACGTTACCCTCACCGTTCTGCGGGATAAAGAGCAGCTCAGTTTCAAGATTAAGCGAGCCCGGATTGAAATACACCCCGTTCGCTTTTCTAACAAAAAGAACTCAGCTGGTAATGTGGGCTATATTCGCCTCAATCAGTTCAGCAACAACGCCTCCTCGGAAATGCGGGAAGCGATTCAAGAGTTGAAGAAACAAAAGGTGGCAGGCTTTATCCTTGACCTACGTTCTAATCCAGGGGGGCTGCTCTACTCCAGTGCAGAAATCGCCCGCATGTGGATGGGGAAAGGTACCATTGTTTCCACTGTTGACCGGAAAGGTGGTGAAGACAAGCTTACCTCTGGTAAAAACACTCTCACCGATAAACCCCTCGTCATTCTCGTAGATGGTGGATCAGCCAGCGCCAGCGAAATTTTAGCGGGTGCCCTGCAGGACAACAAACGTGCCGTTCTGATTGGCACGAAGACCTTTGGGAAAGGGTTGGTGCAATCCGTACATCCTCTAGAAGATGGTTCAGGTCTAGCGGTGACCGTTGCCAAATACTTTACCCCTAATGGTCGAGATATCAACAAGAAAGGGATTGAACCGGATATCGAGGTTAAACTCACGGATGATCAGCGGGAAGCCCTCTCTCAGGATCGAGACAAAATTGGCACCCTAGCCGATCCTCAATATGCCAAGGCCCTGTCTGTGCTCAACGAGAAAATCCTGGCCAATAGTAACGGCAATCTGCAATCATCCTCTTCCCAATAA
- a CDS encoding CHAT domain-containing protein has protein sequence MVRRKTRRLLPLSRRRLRLFGVALCSACLVLGLSLGQRPAHSTLPPANQLTINAPTAPRQRLANNPAQLVEQGKAFYQGGQYAAAADAWSQAAQSYKDQPLNQAIVLNQLSLAQQELGQWLKAQDSIRQSLEIVGDPPAPQNLSIYAQALNTQGSLNLFQGDPKSALDTWGKTAEIYAQLGDEIGRIGSLINQAQAQQVMGLYLQSRKNLEKVTAELDQQTDPAIRATGYRSLGNVLRLVGDLEEAEKSLLLSLQNAEATDAPQEVGMTQLSLGNTARAQKSYDLAIDYYQKAAQSPIPSTQQQARLNLLSVLIEKKDWSQAQQLWPQIETELSGQPPSRRNIYSKVNLVKSLVNLNQDSPSQTPTIPDIAEITAKAVQQSYDIDDPRAQAYALGNLGHLYELDEQWSEARKLTEQALFIAQANNASEISYQWQWQLGRIMDAQMEIDQATSAYQGAYQTLEYLRKDLVATNPEAQFSFRESVEPVYRELVDLLLRDKDPSQDNIKQARAVMESLQLTELDNFFRSACLDGQIISIEDIDQQSAAVVYPILLKDRIELITSLPQQEDLQHQSIPIPQAEVEKTIQLFREEIEKPYTFIESKELGQVVYNWLIQPLQAGIEESQADTLVFVLDGALRNLPLAALYDGENYLIEKYALALAPGMQLINTEPLQGREIQVIAAGISDERFPYPALKFVKTELDKISRLVTSEVLLNRDFTSTALREQIQSLPYPIVHLATHGKFSSEAEKPFLLAWDKEINVNQLNELLRSSEQVRPEPIELLVLSACETAAGDDRAALGLAGVSVQAGARSTLASLWSLDDQSTASIIGEFYDQLVKADTSKAKALQKAQVAMIQDPDFRHPAHWSAFVLVGNWL, from the coding sequence ATGGTTCGAAGAAAGACTCGAAGACTGCTACCCCTTAGCCGTAGACGATTACGCTTATTTGGAGTAGCCCTTTGCAGTGCCTGCCTAGTCCTAGGCCTAAGTCTTGGACAACGTCCCGCCCACTCAACCCTCCCGCCCGCAAACCAACTTACTATCAACGCTCCCACAGCCCCTCGCCAGCGCCTTGCCAACAACCCCGCCCAACTAGTGGAACAAGGGAAAGCCTTTTACCAAGGAGGACAGTATGCTGCAGCCGCAGATGCCTGGTCTCAAGCTGCCCAAAGTTATAAAGACCAGCCCCTTAATCAAGCCATCGTCCTCAATCAGCTGAGCCTTGCCCAGCAAGAACTCGGCCAATGGCTGAAAGCCCAAGATAGTATTCGCCAAAGTCTAGAGATTGTTGGCGATCCACCAGCCCCTCAGAATCTGTCCATCTATGCTCAAGCACTAAATACCCAAGGCAGTTTAAATCTGTTCCAAGGCGACCCCAAAAGCGCCTTGGATACCTGGGGTAAAACAGCAGAAATTTATGCTCAACTTGGGGATGAAATTGGTCGTATTGGTAGCCTGATTAACCAGGCCCAGGCCCAGCAGGTTATGGGACTCTACCTTCAGTCTCGTAAGAATCTGGAAAAAGTCACCGCTGAATTGGATCAACAGACTGATCCAGCAATTCGGGCCACTGGCTACCGCAGTTTAGGGAATGTTTTACGCTTAGTTGGTGATCTAGAAGAAGCCGAGAAATCTTTACTCCTGAGCTTACAGAACGCCGAAGCAACCGATGCGCCTCAAGAAGTGGGCATGACCCAACTCAGTTTAGGAAATACCGCTCGCGCCCAGAAATCCTATGACCTTGCCATTGACTATTACCAAAAAGCAGCCCAGTCTCCCATTCCATCGACTCAACAACAGGCTCGACTCAATCTACTCAGCGTTTTAATTGAGAAAAAGGATTGGTCTCAGGCTCAGCAACTCTGGCCACAGATTGAAACGGAATTGAGTGGACAACCCCCCAGTCGTCGCAATATTTATAGCAAGGTGAACCTTGTTAAAAGTCTGGTCAACCTCAATCAAGACTCCCCCAGCCAGACACCGACTATTCCTGATATTGCTGAAATTACGGCAAAGGCAGTTCAGCAATCCTATGACATTGATGATCCGCGGGCACAAGCCTATGCGTTAGGTAATTTGGGGCATCTCTACGAACTAGATGAACAGTGGTCAGAAGCCCGCAAGCTAACCGAGCAAGCTTTATTTATTGCCCAGGCGAACAATGCCAGCGAGATCAGCTATCAGTGGCAATGGCAATTAGGGCGAATTATGGATGCCCAAATGGAAATTGACCAAGCCACCTCAGCGTATCAAGGGGCTTATCAGACCTTAGAATATCTCCGCAAAGACCTAGTTGCTACTAATCCAGAAGCCCAATTCTCCTTCCGTGAAAGTGTTGAGCCTGTCTATCGGGAACTAGTGGATCTACTCCTCCGAGACAAGGACCCGAGTCAGGACAACATCAAACAGGCTCGTGCGGTGATGGAGTCCCTGCAATTAACAGAATTAGACAACTTCTTTCGGTCTGCCTGTTTGGATGGTCAAATTATCAGTATTGAAGATATTGACCAACAGTCAGCAGCCGTGGTTTACCCGATTCTGCTCAAGGATCGCATTGAGCTGATTACCAGTTTGCCTCAGCAGGAAGACTTGCAGCATCAATCAATACCCATTCCCCAAGCTGAGGTAGAAAAGACCATCCAGCTATTCCGTGAGGAAATCGAAAAACCCTACACCTTTATTGAAAGCAAGGAGTTAGGCCAAGTTGTCTATAACTGGCTGATTCAACCCCTTCAAGCCGGAATAGAGGAAAGCCAAGCCGATACTTTAGTGTTTGTGCTGGATGGGGCCCTCCGTAACCTTCCCCTTGCTGCCTTATACGATGGCGAGAATTATTTAATCGAGAAATATGCCCTTGCCTTGGCTCCAGGTATGCAGTTGATCAATACTGAACCTCTGCAAGGGCGAGAAATCCAGGTGATTGCAGCGGGGATAAGTGATGAACGATTTCCTTATCCAGCCCTGAAGTTTGTCAAAACAGAATTAGACAAGATTAGCCGATTGGTTACTAGTGAAGTGCTGCTGAACCGTGATTTTACCAGTACTGCACTGCGAGAACAGATTCAGTCCTTGCCCTATCCCATTGTGCATCTTGCCACCCATGGTAAATTTAGCTCAGAAGCAGAGAAACCCTTTTTGCTGGCGTGGGACAAAGAAATCAATGTCAATCAGCTTAATGAGCTACTACGTAGCAGTGAACAAGTCCGACCAGAACCGATTGAACTCCTGGTTCTCAGTGCCTGTGAAACGGCAGCAGGCGATGACCGAGCTGCTTTAGGTCTTGCGGGGGTTTCTGTTCAGGCTGGAGCCCGGAGCACCCTGGCATCCCTTTGGAGCCTAGATGATCAATCCACAGCCTCGATTATTGGAGAATTTTACGATCAGCTTGTCAAAGCTGATACATCGAAGGCAAAAGCGCTGCAAAAAGCTCAGGTCGCTATGATCCAGGATCCTGACTTCCGTCATCCAGCCCACTGGTCAGCATTTGTGCTGGTGGGGAACTGGCTGTAG
- a CDS encoding vanadium-dependent haloperoxidase, with translation MNTRRQQAQYIRNNAAELAANRPHPQHINNKEEYEYRRPKKDGNEPSHIANFTKGLPHDEHTGLLLNSADYDQFVLGIQSGDTTDFARTPLGPAELPKVHGCLSKQKIDCDDDHRSGFWKSQIAQGAAGGDGAKLRAWESAGAGLVFDLEGPDAQAVTMPPAPRLESSELTSEIAEVYSQALLRDIHFSQLRDPGLGDQVNACDSCPTQLSIYEAIDILNTVQIEGQNWFSANCCDLTDDEQARQRPLVTRQNIFRGTAPGDDVGPYLSQFLLIGNNALGGGVFGQEAGHIGYGAIRIDQRVRKATPCKDFMTNFETWLDVQNGADLRGLETYVDADPGKCREFPAYRVITTPRDLATYVHYDALYEAYLNACLILLGMGAPFDPGIPFQKPDVEDKQQGFAHFGGPQILTLVCEAATRGLKAVRFQKFNVHRRLRPEALGGLVDRYKHGKGAGDELKPVAALVEALENVGLLSKVVAHNQLQNQNLDRSGDPSSAGDNYFLPMAFPEGSPMHPSYGAGHATVAGACVTMIKAFFDHGWQLNLGMANGKYVSYEPNQDGSGLQQVLLDCPLTVEGELNKIAANISIGRDWAGVHYFTDYIESLRLGEKIAIGILEEQKLTYGENFTMTVPLYDGGSIQI, from the coding sequence ATGAATACTAGGCGACAACAAGCCCAATATATTCGCAATAATGCCGCTGAATTAGCTGCTAATCGACCCCATCCTCAGCATATTAATAATAAAGAGGAATACGAGTATCGCCGTCCTAAAAAAGATGGCAACGAGCCTAGCCACATTGCTAATTTCACCAAGGGGTTGCCTCACGACGAACATACAGGCTTATTACTCAATTCCGCCGACTATGACCAGTTCGTCTTAGGCATTCAATCTGGAGACACAACTGATTTTGCCCGAACACCTTTAGGTCCTGCCGAATTACCCAAAGTCCATGGTTGTTTGAGTAAACAAAAGATTGATTGTGATGATGACCACCGCTCTGGATTCTGGAAGTCTCAAATTGCTCAAGGAGCTGCGGGTGGTGATGGAGCCAAGCTTAGGGCTTGGGAAAGTGCGGGTGCTGGTTTAGTTTTTGACTTAGAAGGTCCCGATGCCCAGGCAGTAACAATGCCCCCTGCTCCGAGATTAGAAAGTTCAGAGCTTACTTCAGAAATCGCAGAAGTTTATTCACAAGCATTGCTTCGTGATATTCATTTCTCTCAATTACGAGATCCTGGCTTGGGAGATCAAGTGAATGCCTGTGATTCTTGTCCAACCCAACTTTCTATTTATGAAGCAATAGATATTCTAAATACTGTCCAGATTGAAGGCCAAAATTGGTTCTCTGCCAATTGTTGCGACCTCACAGATGATGAGCAGGCTCGTCAGCGACCACTCGTAACTCGACAAAATATCTTTCGTGGCACCGCACCTGGAGATGATGTCGGTCCCTATCTATCCCAGTTTCTGCTGATTGGTAATAATGCGCTGGGAGGTGGGGTATTTGGGCAAGAAGCCGGCCATATCGGATATGGTGCAATACGAATTGATCAGCGAGTCAGAAAGGCTACCCCCTGCAAAGACTTCATGACTAACTTCGAAACTTGGTTAGATGTGCAAAATGGTGCAGATTTGCGAGGTCTAGAAACCTACGTTGACGCTGATCCGGGAAAATGTCGTGAATTCCCAGCCTATCGAGTCATCACTACACCTCGAGACTTAGCAACCTATGTTCATTACGATGCACTATATGAAGCTTATTTAAACGCTTGTTTGATTTTGCTGGGTATGGGAGCTCCTTTCGACCCCGGTATTCCGTTCCAAAAACCTGATGTGGAAGATAAACAGCAGGGGTTTGCTCACTTTGGCGGACCGCAAATCTTAACCCTAGTCTGTGAAGCCGCAACCAGAGGGCTAAAAGCAGTTCGTTTCCAAAAGTTCAATGTTCATCGTCGTTTACGCCCTGAAGCTCTAGGTGGTTTAGTTGATCGCTATAAGCATGGTAAAGGTGCGGGTGATGAACTTAAACCCGTTGCAGCCCTAGTTGAAGCACTAGAGAATGTTGGTCTCCTCAGCAAAGTTGTAGCCCATAATCAACTCCAAAATCAGAATCTTGACCGCAGTGGCGATCCTTCCAGCGCAGGGGATAATTACTTCCTACCGATGGCCTTCCCAGAAGGATCTCCTATGCACCCCAGTTATGGTGCTGGTCACGCAACCGTGGCTGGTGCTTGCGTCACCATGATCAAAGCTTTCTTTGATCATGGTTGGCAACTGAACTTGGGTATGGCGAATGGGAAATACGTATCCTACGAACCTAATCAAGATGGGAGTGGTCTTCAACAAGTTCTTTTAGATTGCCCTCTCACGGTAGAAGGTGAGTTAAATAAGATTGCAGCTAACATCTCCATCGGACGGGATTGGGCTGGCGTGCATTACTTCACCGATTACATCGAATCCTTACGATTAGGCGAAAAGATTGCGATTGGCATTTTAGAAGAGCAAAAGCTGACCTACGGAGAGAACTTTACAATGACCGTTCCCCTCTATGATGGGGGCAGCATTCAAATCTAG
- the hslO gene encoding Hsp33 family molecular chaperone HslO — protein sequence MADQLIRATAADDGIRAVGVITTRLTEDARQRHGLSYVATAALGRTMSAGLLLASSMKQAEARINLRIRGDGPLQGILVDAGLDGTVRGYVTNPGVELPPNAKGKLDVGGAVGKGFLYVVRDMGYGYPYSSTVELVSGEIGEDVTHYLVTSEQTPSALALGVFVGAQGVTAAGGLLIQVLPKAAEDPALVELLESRLAHLQGFTPLLQAGKTLPDIFTDLLGDMGLKIFPQTQMVQFQCRCSIERVLGALKMLGQDELLDMIEKDDGAEATCDFCGEVYQVTSDQLGKLIDDLKTEAGV from the coding sequence ATGGCCGACCAACTTATTCGAGCCACAGCCGCTGATGATGGCATCCGAGCAGTTGGTGTGATCACCACCCGTTTAACCGAAGATGCAAGACAACGTCATGGTCTCTCCTATGTCGCAACTGCTGCCTTAGGCCGGACTATGTCTGCGGGTTTATTGTTGGCGTCCAGCATGAAACAAGCAGAAGCAAGGATTAATCTCCGTATTCGTGGGGATGGGCCATTGCAAGGCATCTTAGTGGATGCTGGCTTGGACGGTACGGTCCGCGGATATGTCACCAATCCTGGAGTGGAACTCCCCCCCAATGCGAAGGGTAAGTTAGATGTGGGAGGGGCTGTCGGTAAAGGTTTTCTCTATGTGGTGCGGGATATGGGATATGGATACCCCTATTCCAGTACGGTGGAATTAGTCTCCGGTGAGATAGGCGAAGATGTTACTCACTACCTAGTCACTTCAGAGCAAACCCCATCTGCTCTTGCTTTGGGGGTTTTTGTCGGGGCTCAAGGCGTCACTGCGGCTGGGGGACTGTTGATTCAAGTTTTACCAAAAGCGGCTGAAGATCCGGCCCTGGTGGAATTACTAGAGTCTCGCCTTGCCCATTTACAAGGCTTTACTCCCTTACTGCAAGCAGGCAAAACGCTTCCCGATATCTTTACGGACTTGCTAGGGGATATGGGACTTAAGATCTTTCCCCAAACTCAAATGGTGCAATTCCAGTGCCGCTGCTCAATTGAGCGAGTGCTCGGGGCCTTGAAAATGCTGGGGCAAGATGAACTGCTAGACATGATTGAAAAGGATGATGGGGCTGAAGCAACTTGTGATTTTTGTGGTGAGGTCTATCAGGTTACCAGCGATCAGCTAGGAAAACTGATTGATGATTTAAAAACTGAAGCAGGGGTCTAG